Proteins co-encoded in one Bacillus infantis NRRL B-14911 genomic window:
- a CDS encoding pyridoxamine 5'-phosphate oxidase family protein, with protein MANQVEPRLIKPLFDELQQERFVTLATVDHETGGPNVNAISWVLAKDEETICFAIDSRSRIIENIKHNRHVVINIIANESTYSIQGEAAVKLEKMESVPLKLALAELKISEVRDVMFYGSKMTADPQYDKTYDKKAAERLDQQVMEAMKKA; from the coding sequence ATGGCAAATCAAGTTGAGCCGAGGCTGATCAAGCCCTTATTCGATGAGCTTCAGCAGGAGCGGTTTGTTACTCTCGCAACAGTGGACCATGAAACAGGCGGGCCGAACGTGAATGCTATATCATGGGTCCTGGCAAAGGATGAAGAAACAATCTGCTTTGCTATTGACAGCAGATCGAGGATTATTGAAAATATTAAACATAACAGGCATGTAGTCATCAATATCATTGCCAACGAATCTACATACTCCATCCAGGGAGAAGCGGCAGTGAAGCTGGAAAAAATGGAATCTGTCCCCCTCAAGCTGGCACTTGCAGAACTGAAGATCAGTGAGGTAAGGGATGTTATGTTTTATGGATCTAAAATGACAGCTGATCCCCAATATGACAAAACATATGATAAAAAAGCAGCAGAAAGGCTCGATCAGCAGGTGATGGAGGCCATGAAAAAAGCTTAG
- a CDS encoding molybdopterin-binding protein: MDNIIMIKGKVKFEITLDPGVWIFDDRRVDLNEFFHADIIKKDELEEYTKSVSKHWDREIMEGAVHPPTLKTEKKFEKEKVLNGTFGIPLKPFLKNAEPAEDASSFVISAGDGEVEMPLETAEDLILGYSLNGKPLKEDGPVHVYYGDGSNKDNPIKHIKQFIVR, from the coding sequence ATGGACAATATCATAATGATAAAAGGGAAAGTGAAATTTGAGATCACACTTGATCCCGGTGTATGGATTTTTGATGACCGAAGGGTAGACCTGAACGAATTCTTTCACGCTGATATCATCAAAAAGGATGAGCTCGAAGAGTATACAAAATCAGTTTCAAAGCACTGGGACAGAGAAATCATGGAGGGTGCTGTCCATCCTCCGACATTAAAGACCGAAAAAAAATTCGAGAAAGAAAAAGTGCTTAACGGGACTTTTGGCATTCCCTTAAAGCCTTTCCTTAAAAATGCCGAACCTGCTGAAGATGCCTCTTCCTTTGTCATCTCTGCCGGTGACGGCGAGGTGGAAATGCCGCTGGAAACCGCTGAAGATCTGATCCTCGGCTACTCTCTGAACGGCAAGCCGCTGAAAGAGGACGGCCCTGTGCACGTCTATTACGGAGACGGAAGCAATAAGGATAATCCGATCAAGCATATAAAGCAGTTCATCGTTCGCTGA
- a CDS encoding PhoH family protein, with protein sequence MTKIYVLDTNVLLQDPHSIFSFEDNEVVIPAVVLEEVDSKKRYMDEVGRNARQVSRLIDNLRETGKLHERIQLENGGGLRIELNHRSFHELQEIFIEKTNDNRILAVAKNLSLEEETKENGRPVILVSKDALVRVKADAIGLQTEDFLSDRVVENDHIYTGFLEVYVSVDLLGRFYEKGEVPLADIANHPFYPNQFIIMKDALGSSSSAIGIVDQAGKKARKLVFDGDHIWGIRPRNVQQTMAAELLLRKDVPLVTLVGKAGTGKTLLALAAGLMQTEDFGEYKKLLVARPIVPVGKDIGYLPGEKEEKLRPWMQPIYDNLEYLFNAKKPGELDAILAGMGSIEVEALTYIRGRSVPDQYIIIDEAQNLTKHEVKTILTRVGEGSKIVLMGDPEQIDHPYLDAFNNGLTYVVERFKDQKISGHTKLIKGERSGLAQLAADLL encoded by the coding sequence TTGACGAAAATATATGTATTGGATACCAATGTCCTGCTGCAGGACCCGCATTCTATCTTTTCTTTTGAAGACAATGAAGTAGTCATTCCGGCAGTTGTCCTGGAAGAGGTTGACTCTAAGAAACGATATATGGACGAGGTTGGGAGAAATGCAAGGCAGGTTTCGAGGCTGATTGATAATCTGAGGGAAACCGGCAAGCTGCATGAAAGGATTCAGCTTGAAAATGGCGGGGGACTCAGAATTGAGCTGAATCACCGGTCTTTTCATGAATTGCAGGAGATATTCATTGAAAAAACAAATGACAACCGGATCCTTGCAGTCGCAAAGAATCTTTCACTGGAAGAAGAGACTAAGGAAAACGGCCGCCCGGTCATACTTGTCAGCAAAGATGCATTAGTGAGGGTGAAGGCGGATGCAATCGGGCTTCAGACAGAAGATTTTCTGAGTGACAGGGTGGTTGAAAATGACCATATTTATACGGGATTTCTTGAGGTGTATGTAAGCGTCGATCTTTTGGGGAGATTTTATGAAAAAGGGGAGGTGCCGCTTGCTGATATAGCCAATCACCCTTTTTATCCCAACCAATTCATCATTATGAAAGATGCACTGGGCTCTTCTTCTTCTGCGATAGGCATAGTAGACCAGGCGGGAAAGAAAGCCAGAAAGCTTGTGTTTGACGGGGACCATATCTGGGGGATCCGCCCTCGCAATGTACAGCAGACAATGGCCGCAGAGCTCCTTCTCCGTAAAGATGTGCCGCTTGTGACGCTGGTTGGGAAAGCGGGGACAGGGAAGACACTGCTCGCACTGGCAGCCGGCCTGATGCAGACTGAGGATTTCGGAGAATACAAAAAGCTGCTGGTGGCCAGGCCGATCGTTCCTGTAGGCAAGGATATCGGCTATCTCCCGGGGGAGAAAGAAGAAAAATTAAGGCCATGGATGCAGCCGATTTACGATAATCTGGAATATCTTTTTAATGCCAAGAAACCGGGCGAGCTTGATGCCATCCTTGCAGGGATGGGGTCGATCGAGGTCGAGGCGCTCACATATATAAGGGGAAGAAGCGTGCCGGATCAGTATATCATCATTGATGAAGCCCAAAACCTTACCAAGCACGAAGTAAAGACCATCCTTACCCGGGTGGGAGAAGGAAGCAAGATTGTCCTGATGGGAGATCCGGAACAGATCGACCATCCGTATCTTGATGCCTTCAATAATGGACTTACCTATGTAGTGGAAAGATTTAAGGACCAAAAGATTTCAGGCCATACTAAGCTTATTAAAGGGGAAAGGTCAGGTCTGGCACAGCTGGCAGCTGATCTTTTATAA
- a CDS encoding YhcN/YlaJ family sporulation lipoprotein, with product MKRWLGYIAAVSMLAGCAANSQSADDGSRNLVNVKNSTITNNSRESEQEISRHLVDLAERVPNVKDAAAVVFAGYAIVGIDVDKDIDRSEVGSIKYSVTESLRNDPHGARALVVADPDLNARIREVGQDIQNGRPIQGILNELADITGRIMPEVPGDITEPQPKDATEEPKNKLNSSERSELEDKQQKQSNYHKD from the coding sequence TTGAAGAGATGGCTTGGTTATATAGCCGCTGTTTCAATGCTGGCAGGCTGTGCTGCGAACAGCCAATCAGCAGATGACGGCAGCCGGAATCTGGTGAATGTTAAGAACAGCACCATTACGAATAACAGCAGGGAATCAGAACAGGAGATCTCAAGGCATCTTGTAGATCTGGCAGAAAGGGTGCCAAATGTCAAAGATGCGGCGGCTGTGGTTTTCGCAGGATATGCCATTGTAGGGATTGATGTGGATAAAGATATAGACAGATCTGAAGTGGGCTCCATTAAATATTCTGTTACAGAAAGCCTGCGCAACGACCCTCATGGGGCAAGGGCGCTTGTAGTAGCAGACCCGGACTTGAATGCGAGGATCCGGGAAGTCGGCCAGGATATACAAAACGGGCGTCCCATCCAGGGCATACTGAATGAACTCGCAGATATCACGGGAAGGATTATGCCTGAAGTTCCCGGGGACATCACTGAGCCCCAGCCGAAGGATGCGACCGAGGAGCCAAAAAACAAGCTCAATTCATCAGAACGTTCTGAGCTGGAGGATAAGCAGCAAAAGCAATCGAATTACCATAAAGATTAA
- a CDS encoding FtsW/RodA/SpoVE family cell cycle protein: protein MFKKILKSYDYTLIAVVVMLALFGLIMIYSASMVTAVQRYGFESDHFYQRQKIYLLGAALVFIFTALFPYKALISNKILVPMVFGSLIGLGALFIFGHVAGNAQSWFKLGPLSLQPSEFVKIFVIIYLSAVYAKKQSYIDQFNKGVVPPLVYLILVCMLVAVQPDFGTAAIIFLISATIILSSGMSYKNILKLCLIAFIIALPFILIMNDKLFSDVQMARIQVLQDPFADAQNDGYHLVNSFLALGAGGVKGLGLGQSVQKLGYLPEPHTDFIMAVIAEELGAFGVCFVLLSLGYIVLRGLYIGMKCKDPFGSLLAIGIAGMIGIQSFINLGGISGVIPLTGVPLPFVSYGGSSLLQLSIAMGILVNVSMFVNYESKYKNRASEKQAEQNQKVSGGAYFYKK from the coding sequence ATGTTCAAAAAAATATTAAAATCATACGATTACACATTGATTGCTGTCGTCGTTATGCTGGCATTATTCGGTCTCATTATGATTTACAGTGCAAGTATGGTAACAGCCGTGCAAAGGTATGGCTTCGAAAGCGACCATTTCTATCAAAGACAGAAGATCTATCTGCTCGGGGCCGCCTTAGTATTTATTTTCACAGCACTCTTTCCCTATAAGGCGCTGATCAGCAATAAGATCCTTGTTCCGATGGTTTTCGGTTCACTGATCGGCCTTGGCGCTTTGTTTATATTCGGCCATGTGGCAGGGAATGCGCAAAGCTGGTTTAAACTCGGGCCATTGAGCCTCCAGCCTTCAGAATTTGTAAAGATTTTTGTTATTATTTATCTATCAGCCGTTTATGCAAAGAAACAGAGCTATATCGACCAGTTTAATAAAGGGGTTGTCCCACCCCTGGTATACTTGATCCTTGTCTGCATGCTTGTGGCTGTACAGCCGGATTTCGGGACAGCGGCAATCATTTTCCTGATATCGGCCACAATCATCCTGAGTTCCGGCATGAGCTATAAAAACATCTTAAAGCTGTGTCTGATTGCCTTTATCATTGCCCTCCCGTTTATCCTGATTATGAATGACAAGCTCTTCTCCGATGTGCAAATGGCCAGGATCCAGGTTCTTCAGGATCCCTTTGCAGATGCCCAGAATGACGGGTATCATCTTGTCAACTCTTTCCTGGCTCTCGGAGCAGGCGGTGTAAAAGGGCTCGGCCTCGGGCAGAGCGTGCAGAAGCTTGGCTATCTGCCAGAACCGCACACAGATTTCATCATGGCTGTCATAGCAGAGGAGCTGGGGGCATTCGGTGTTTGTTTCGTTCTGCTCTCACTTGGGTATATCGTTCTGAGGGGCCTGTACATAGGGATGAAATGCAAGGATCCTTTTGGAAGCCTGCTTGCCATCGGCATTGCTGGGATGATCGGCATCCAGTCATTCATCAACCTCGGAGGGATTTCAGGCGTGATACCTCTGACAGGGGTCCCGCTTCCATTTGTGAGCTACGGCGGATCTTCACTTCTGCAGCTTTCAATTGCGATGGGGATTCTTGTAAACGTATCAATGTTTGTAAACTATGAATCTAAATATAAAAATAGAGCCAGCGAAAAACAGGCAGAACAAAACCAGAAAGTTTCCGGGGGAGCCTATTTTTATAAAAAATAA
- a CDS encoding YlaN family protein, which produces MASELIVDHQERANALLKADADKILKLIKVQMDNLTMPQCPLYEEVLDTQMFGLSREIDFAVRLGLIEEKTGKAILGELEKELSILHEASLRK; this is translated from the coding sequence TTGGCGTCAGAACTGATAGTCGATCATCAAGAAAGAGCCAATGCCTTGCTTAAGGCGGACGCTGATAAAATATTAAAGCTTATTAAAGTGCAGATGGATAATCTGACAATGCCCCAGTGCCCTTTGTATGAGGAAGTGCTTGATACGCAGATGTTCGGTTTATCCCGTGAAATAGATTTTGCCGTCCGGCTCGGGCTCATCGAGGAAAAGACAGGCAAAGCCATCCTGGGAGAGCTTGAAAAAGAACTCTCCATCCTGCATGAAGCTTCATTAAGAAAATAA